Proteins from a genomic interval of Paenibacillus sp. RC334:
- a CDS encoding DUF2809 domain-containing protein: MGRTRKSVDIDRKTNRNTGVKSRWKARAVYLASVLVAILLGLGSRTFSSRLPEFIANHFGDALWACMIYFGLRMLWVDRRLSVALWGSLLFCFAIEFSQMYQVPWINSIRATTLGGLVLGKGFLTADLVRYTVGIAVSWALDQGYRRLAGITTRIDNDESFK, from the coding sequence ATGGGAAGAACTCGTAAAAGCGTCGACATCGACAGGAAGACGAATCGGAACACAGGTGTGAAATCCCGCTGGAAGGCCCGAGCTGTGTATCTGGCTTCGGTGCTGGTCGCTATCCTGTTGGGCTTGGGAAGCCGGACCTTTTCCTCCCGGTTGCCTGAATTCATTGCCAATCATTTTGGGGATGCCTTGTGGGCGTGCATGATTTACTTTGGGCTGAGGATGTTGTGGGTGGATCGTCGGTTGTCTGTAGCGCTGTGGGGCAGTTTGCTGTTTTGTTTCGCCATTGAGTTCAGTCAGATGTACCAGGTTCCCTGGATTAATAGTATCCGGGCGACGACACTGGGCGGGCTGGTGTTGGGAAAAGGATTCCTGACCGCCGATCTGGTTCGGTACACGGTGGGTATTGCGGTATCCTGGGCATTGGACCAAGGTTATAGAAGGCTGGCAGGCATCACTACACGTATAGACAATGACGAGTCATTCAAATAA
- a CDS encoding SGNH/GDSL hydrolase family protein, with the protein MIGLCAGFSLLFATILVPGQALADKQLAGPLRFDFGPGSVATGYTQVTAKDAYTPERGYGFTDLSKVKEEDRGGNDAIRSDFVRVQGSSFVVNLPPADYTLSLIAGDTDGSTDITVKAESIVKVEPTTKTAGQFVEATFELALIDGQLELYFSGNDPKINALVITPKETRTQSDHPSVYLAGDSTVQTYKASMKPQAGWGQMIAPFFTDETTFVNRSIGGRSTKTFLVQGRLDDILRTIRPGDYLLIQFGHNDAAINNQERYVSPADYKVYLKTYIQGATQRGATPVLITPVGRRDYDAASASYRISFPEYVQAMKETASETGVALVDLSRLSVAYYNTLGLEGTLPLFLHLEPGVYPAFPDGVQDDTHFQEYGAEQIARLVAQGIRELNIPLSSYVRTNNSP; encoded by the coding sequence ATGATCGGATTATGCGCAGGGTTCAGCTTGTTGTTTGCGACCATACTTGTTCCGGGGCAGGCATTGGCCGATAAACAGCTTGCGGGGCCTCTTCGTTTTGACTTTGGCCCAGGTAGCGTTGCTACAGGCTACACTCAGGTCACCGCCAAGGATGCATACACGCCTGAACGAGGCTATGGATTTACCGATCTTTCCAAGGTGAAAGAAGAGGATCGTGGTGGAAATGACGCTATTCGTTCGGATTTCGTTCGTGTTCAGGGATCATCCTTTGTCGTCAACTTGCCGCCTGCGGATTATACGCTTTCCCTGATCGCCGGGGATACAGACGGAAGCACAGATATTACGGTAAAGGCCGAGTCCATCGTCAAGGTGGAGCCTACCACCAAAACAGCGGGACAATTTGTCGAGGCCACATTTGAGCTTGCGCTCATCGATGGTCAGCTGGAATTGTATTTCTCGGGAAATGATCCGAAGATTAACGCGCTGGTTATTACGCCAAAAGAGACTCGAACGCAGAGTGACCATCCTTCCGTATATCTTGCAGGGGATTCCACGGTCCAAACCTATAAAGCCTCTATGAAGCCTCAGGCTGGTTGGGGACAGATGATTGCGCCGTTCTTTACAGACGAGACGACTTTTGTGAACCGTTCTATTGGTGGACGAAGCACGAAGACATTCCTTGTACAAGGAAGACTGGACGATATTTTGCGGACCATCCGACCGGGTGATTATTTGCTCATCCAGTTTGGTCATAATGATGCGGCAATCAACAACCAAGAGCGTTATGTTTCCCCAGCGGATTATAAAGTCTATTTGAAAACCTACATTCAGGGAGCGACACAGCGCGGGGCCACACCTGTGCTGATAACCCCTGTTGGCCGCAGGGATTATGACGCCGCAAGTGCTTCCTATCGGATCAGTTTTCCGGAATACGTGCAGGCCATGAAGGAAACGGCATCGGAGACAGGCGTTGCGCTGGTCGATCTAAGTCGGTTAAGTGTGGCGTACTATAATACGCTTGGTCTGGAAGGAACGCTTCCGTTATTTTTACATTTGGAGCCGGGAGTGTATCCTGCGTTCCCTGATGGAGTGCAGGACGATACGCATTTTCAGGAGTATGGTGCGGAGCAAATAGCCCGTCTGGTAGCCCAGGGGATCCGCGAGCTGAATATCCCTTTATCCTCTTATGTACGGACGAATAATTCACCATAA
- a CDS encoding class I SAM-dependent methyltransferase: MSVAQLNRLIDGQILYNQHRSLFYMHEGNALMGPSPEMTYWLTQRSPELLLMLQSLKRQHEYTAFVTGVAAKTLHQFVSVNQYIHFQSDHLNELTQLYDRLFTRIQKLFQNQAMNESILNLLLQQHYGHLRDFLIRTNGRTMFAKYAESEYTFWIPCEEYTPELQAKLLGLDIARLQEPVLDVGCGSEARLVGYLRSLGIEAYGTDRLAEKGTGVTQGDWLETTFKEGTWGTIISHMAFSNHFIHHHLKSDGNIHEYAHKYMELLRAIRPGGSFIYSPCLPFMEDLLDIQAGYRVEHIQSSKGYEATKITRLRS; this comes from the coding sequence ATGTCGGTTGCCCAGTTGAACAGACTCATTGACGGTCAAATACTCTATAATCAGCATCGGAGTTTGTTTTATATGCATGAGGGGAACGCCCTGATGGGTCCTTCACCGGAAATGACGTATTGGCTGACACAGAGAAGCCCGGAACTGCTCCTCATGCTCCAAAGCTTGAAGCGTCAGCATGAGTATACCGCTTTTGTCACGGGCGTCGCGGCAAAAACACTGCACCAGTTTGTGAGCGTCAATCAGTATATTCATTTTCAATCAGATCATCTTAATGAGCTTACACAATTGTATGATCGACTTTTCACCCGGATTCAAAAGCTGTTCCAAAACCAGGCTATGAATGAGAGCATACTAAATTTACTGCTGCAACAGCATTACGGGCATTTAAGAGATTTTCTAATTCGTACCAACGGACGGACGATGTTTGCCAAGTATGCAGAGAGTGAGTACACCTTTTGGATACCTTGTGAGGAATATACGCCTGAATTGCAGGCAAAGCTGCTAGGATTGGACATTGCTCGTTTGCAGGAGCCTGTTCTCGATGTAGGCTGCGGATCAGAGGCACGGCTAGTCGGCTATTTGCGTTCCCTTGGGATTGAGGCTTATGGAACAGATCGGTTGGCTGAAAAGGGAACAGGTGTTACTCAGGGAGATTGGCTGGAGACAACCTTCAAGGAAGGCACATGGGGAACGATTATCTCTCATATGGCGTTCTCCAACCATTTTATACATCATCATTTGAAATCGGACGGCAATATTCACGAATACGCCCACAAATATATGGAATTGCTTAGGGCAATCCGGCCGGGAGGAAGCTTTATTTACAGTCCGTGCCTTCCTTTTATGGAAGATCTTTTGGATATCCAAGCTGGTTATCGAGTAGAGCATATCCAGTCATCTAAAGGTTATGAAGCCACGAAAATAACACGATTACGTTCATAA
- a CDS encoding HD domain-containing protein, with product MNIETAIAIAAQAHQGQTDKGGQPYIFHPLQVMNRVEHMDEKIVAVLHDVLEDTGVIADQLKEAGFGKHIIEAVEGLTRNKGEEYSDFIRRAKNNPLSRAVKIADIQENMNLDRIPHPTEKDAARIEKYKQALQELLD from the coding sequence ATGAACATAGAAACAGCGATTGCAATTGCGGCACAGGCTCACCAGGGACAGACGGACAAGGGCGGTCAGCCTTATATTTTCCACCCCCTTCAGGTCATGAACCGAGTAGAGCATATGGATGAAAAAATAGTTGCCGTGCTGCATGATGTGCTGGAGGATACAGGGGTCATAGCGGATCAACTGAAAGAAGCGGGCTTTGGCAAACACATCATTGAAGCGGTGGAAGGACTCACTCGGAACAAGGGAGAGGAGTACAGCGATTTTATACGCCGAGCCAAAAACAATCCATTGTCCAGAGCAGTGAAAATAGCGGATATTCAGGAAAATATGAATCTGGATCGCATCCCTCATCCCACGGAGAAGGATGCAGCACGAATAGAAAAGTATAAGCAGGCGCTGCAAGAGCTTTTGGATTGA
- a CDS encoding GNAT family protein, with protein sequence MTKEMFPVLETSRLHLRQLTLGDAEDVFAYFSKDEVTKYYDLESFTEVKQAEHFIRSMRSKYEKQEGFRWGITLREAPERVVGTIGFHNWHKKHSRIEIGYELAPEYWRQGLMAEAMKAVIHYGFHLPQVHRIEAFIDPDNEGSRRLLLKSGFTQEGHLRDYFYEKGQFVDAVIFAILREEYRAD encoded by the coding sequence ATGACAAAGGAAATGTTTCCGGTGCTGGAAACCAGCCGCTTGCATTTAAGACAGCTTACGTTGGGAGACGCGGAGGATGTGTTCGCCTATTTCTCCAAAGATGAGGTTACGAAATATTATGATCTGGAAAGCTTTACAGAGGTAAAGCAAGCAGAACATTTTATTCGTTCCATGCGATCCAAATATGAAAAGCAAGAGGGCTTTCGTTGGGGGATTACGTTAAGAGAAGCTCCTGAACGTGTAGTTGGTACTATTGGATTTCATAACTGGCACAAGAAGCACTCTCGTATTGAAATCGGCTATGAGCTGGCACCCGAATACTGGCGACAGGGCCTGATGGCAGAAGCGATGAAGGCAGTGATTCATTATGGATTTCATTTGCCGCAGGTTCACCGTATTGAAGCCTTCATTGATCCAGATAACGAAGGCTCCAGACGGTTATTGCTCAAAAGTGGTTTTACCCAAGAGGGTCACTTGAGAGACTATTTTTATGAAAAAGGTCAGTTTGTCGATGCTGTTATTTTTGCTATCCTTCGAGAAGAATATCGTGCGGATTAG